gaagcatatgcaaacggcaaaaatccggaccccggcagtagatcccatctactattgcacatctaatgcgcctggcgtatgaccctggatttcgatttgaccaatcatattgatcttccctcactgcaactggatttacgtgtatcacttaactccgatggcggaaaccgaccggtaggagtatgtcgttacactaccattgcagcaagggcacgaaatcaggacataaatcaaacagagaactcgcatatctccatatgcacacatcccgaatccaaaactaagcagctacggctcttgataatctgttgggatacgaggtaggctacactagcgcaaatcaaaattttctaccgcgtataactaggaagaactgccgtataaggatcacgggattaccactcgacgcactactggtgcggaagatgtagatatgcgtcggtgcagtgaagacgatcacgtagtcgtacgtagtcgatcacgtccagcagctcctcagcagctcgtccacgtgcagcaagatcgcctccggtgccgcggctcgtcgtcggctcgtcgtggctcgtcggcggctcgtcaatggctcgtccaagtgctgcaggcgcaacacctccaaggtatccacacgtgcagggaggaagcgtcgcaagccagattgctagatctgcgagttgcaacaggcgagggcgtgggaggcgcggcaagtgtgtttcgccaaaaggtgtaaaccctagggcgcccccacccctctatttatagaggttcctgatgggcctctggatccgaggcccattagtactcctaaacctaatccaactcggatcagatccgaattgggcttccagccccttaagtgtgtgaccctatgggttcggatacgtatagacatggcccgagtactcctactcggcccaatagtcggtagcggcctctagcaagacgtgccaactcctatacgcacacgaagatcatatcagacgaaccatcacaacataatatacatgctattccctttgcctcacgatatttggcctagcttcaagccgaccgctctttctcgatcctgtgattcgaaatccctttgtaggttaactcttaaccgtacgtagcatggccatgcatttttggatctgatcactcgaggggctcagagatatcactctcaatcagagaggggcaaatcccatcttgactgaccatgtctcatagcatgcttcttgacaaacccgaaagctacctttataactaccctgttacggcgtagcgtttgatagcccctaagtagatcgatccacatctagaatacatgcgacaatctcaggtctaaggacaaagcgtatatgttgtttaaagagagaactacttctcgtgttgggtcagtcctaaaacatgtctccacatgtgtccacattattagttcaacatcttcatgtccatgacttgtgaaacatagtcatcaactaatacatgtgctagtctaatattcatgtgtgtcctcacatgaactccgactagggacaactttagaataaccatacaagtaaagagtttcacatacaattcacataattgcaaatcaattcaagtagcctttaatggatattcaatgaacacaatatacaaatcatggatacaaatggaatatcatcatctctatgattgcctctagggcatacctccaatagtttGGACTGCTTCGAAGGCTTTGTCCAGATTCATGATCAGGACCCTCTCTGCCAGCCGGTGACGATCCACTCTCGCTACGTTCCTTGCTCATCGCTGTGTTCTTTGGGCTTCAGTCTCCTCCCCGACGACGTTGGCGGTTAGTTCGTCCtgcgagacatcatctgggtgatgctCGTGTCGAGGATTCCTCTCTGGTGGATCGTCGTTCTCCATATTTTGCTCTGTGACGAGGGCCAAGAGTTCTCTATCTAGAGAGTATCTTCTAGAATttgaggtgatgacttctgtaGAGCCGTCGCCTTCAGGGATAAGGGATAGGGGCATCCCTTCCTTGTATGGGAGAACGTCGAGGTGGGCAATGAAGTGTGACTCATTGTCTTGGGCAAGGGCAGGTTGCCTCATGCtaggccagtagacgaatctgccttgagggGTCGAAgtgatcaccaggccctgctgcggacctgataatggCATCTCATCATTGGAATCCGAGTAGTGATCGTAGTCATGGTCCTTGATCACACCCGAGTTGGATTGCAATCCGGTCAAGCTGGTTGGTAGATGGAAGCCGCGTTTCGGAGTCCAAATGGGAATTGGCTCCGAATTCAACTTGACTCGCACGATGGCTGTAACGCTGGCACATGGGAACCAATCCAAGTAGATGTAGGGCCTGAGTTGTACTCAGACTTGCTTCTCAATCCTTAGAACAGATCGAAAATTTCGTTGAATCTCTCAACGAATTCCACCAAAGCTTGGcaatgaaggttgatgtcgtaaaGCTTCTCCTCTGGGGCCTCCATGATATGGCGGTGGAAACCTCCAGTGCCGTCTGCGATGCAGATACACGAGCCGAATATGAATGTCGCGCCTGCTTCGAATGTGACTGTGGGTTTGATAATGATTTGTGCCATCGTACTCGCAAGGGAAATCTCggtgacttcccctacctggcacgccaacctaccaaggggagtacccaaggtagagttttggttggtgggtgtcgctgaAATCATAAACTCGaaggtgtacgtaggcacgtgatttatacaggttcaggccggTAGATCGCATAATAaactacgtcctatgtgttatTTTCTTATAttcaattgaacttgtttggagggggtccctacccgcccaTATATATTGGAGGAGCATGGTTACAAGTCGGTTATTTTAcaggagtactagtcggattcgatcgaagagtcctactctaactgctgTGAGTAATCTCCGagtcctcaactagttcctatCCTCCATGCAGACTACGCCGGCCTGCACCATAGTCCCCATGTTtaacacgtctcggtgtccagcccagTGGATGGGTCTGTCCGATCCTTCTAGTGGACCCATAGACGTATGTACGATAGCCTCTGGCCTGTAGCGCCTGGCGCAACTCAACCCGTTGAGAGGCTCTGCCCCATGCGGTGGTCCGCAACCCAACTTGGGCAACGCCTCCACCATCTCCCCTTCCCTGCTCCCGGTCCACGTACACCGCACACACAATACCCCATTCGGTCCACCATGTGGCCCACGGGTGCACCACGTGGCCGCCACTTTTCCACCCGCGTGGACCACGCCAACCCCACATGCCACATCAATCCGGGCCTGCCTGCCTGTCTCTCTCTCCCCACCCTATTGTTCTGCTACAGCCACCCCATCTTGTGCACACCAAACTTCACTTCACCATGATAGAAGTTCTCAAAAATCACCAAAAATATTAGAACCTGTTTCAAACCTAGTCATGCCCTGTTTGCCTAAATCTCACACTTGTAGCTCCTAAAATAAATCCACATTCCTTGCTAAAATAGAAAAGTCCACATTTTATGAAGCCAAAAATAGAAGACAATTCTAGGAGTTCTAGAAAAATCCcaggaaattctagaaaaaCACTCAAGCCTCCTAAACCCAAATTCTATCCTTTTAACCCATGTTTAATGTATTGCTTTGACTGTCTACCTAAGTGCTTACGTATAACCCAAATATGTAGAAAATGACGAGGCCGAGAACATGTTTGACTACCCAAATTACGAAGAAGAAGCCTTAAACAATCAAGACTTCAAAGAAGGCAAGTCCCACAAATCATCAACACCTCTTAATCTCAAGTTATGTTAATATTAATCAGTTTTCTCTACAAGCTTTGCATATTTTCTCTATTTTCCTTTGCCTAGCTTAACCCTAATAACTTTTGAGCTAGTAGTTCAAATCGTGACTTTAGAAGTAGTATGAGTACTTCAAAAGGGAATAAAAACAACTAATGTGAGTCTTAGCAACCAATTAAGGTTGGACCCACAAGTAAGAGGGTAGCCTCGGTGGAGGATCCTATCCAAAAATCTTACTCTGGTCATATGAGGATCGGCTCATGGGACAGTCTTTCTAGTGAATAGTGCAACCGCATGTGCCAAAAAATTATAGCCTTTGGGTGTACCTAAACATGTGAGGCCTTAGTTCACACCCCACCAACGGAACCTAATAAAACGTCCAAGGAGCCACGATGGGCAACAGATAGACTAGAGTAGGACCTTTGCTTAGACTCAGGTTTGGTCGGCACGTGTCACGAGTTGAGATCTAGAGGACATGTTGACATTGCATGTCAAGTAATGATGCATTTGTTCCCGGGATAGAGTCCAAGTGTGGACATAGTGTGACCCCTGTTTTAAACCCCAGTCGTACCTGTGGGCGGAGTTAGGGAAGGTTGTCTAGAGATAGATGTGGGTAGGTATGGATCTTGTAAGTCAGTACCGCCTCCGTACAAGGTATGAGCTGGTCAAGCGTGCGAGTAAAGTGTATACTTTTGCGCAGAGTAATTAATCTATTTGGATAGCCAAGGCTCTCGGTTAATAGCTCACTTGGTCAAAGCTCCCATTGATTAGTCATAACTAACTTAATAAAAAGAAGTGAGACTCAGGTTTCACCCTGAGATGTGTCATGAAATGAGGCAAAAGCCAGCTTAGGTAATCCCTGATAGATCCTGATGCTCATAAAACTTGTGGACTGGTAGGGAGGTAGGTTCCCCTCCAAGACCAACAACTCATAAATACTTTCATTTCATTCTTTTCAATAGAATAGCCAAATATACCATGCTTATACGAGCTGTCAGGTAACTAGCAGCCATTCCTTGGAAACCCTGCGTGATAAATAAAACAACAAATgtgggatttgctgagtacccaATATATGGTGCTCACTCTTGCttccccttcctttctttctccagaggaggaagaagttgCCATTGAAGAGGATGAGGATCCTAAGGATCTGCTGTAGGAGCCAAGTTGCCTATTGGCTTGGGATTGCTACATAGGACTCCGCTGTATAATTAAGGTTGAGGCTACGGTGCCTCTTGTATCATTAGTAGTGTGTTTTCTCTTTTTCAACCTGAtgtaaattatgaataaaaGTTGTACGAAGTATGGATGTGATACTTCTTGTGAGAAATGCCCATATGATCTACAGATCCAGTGAATGATACGAATGACATTCGTGGTCCCTTTTTAGGGGCAACTTCATAGGTAGAGTATGCAAGCATATTTTGCTAGTGAAGCTATGAAATGGCCACACTTAGACTCCCTAAACCATACACATTTTAGTGCTCTGAATCTTTGCCCAAGCTCCACCACTTTACAACGGTAACACCAACAGGCATTCAATTCATCATGCCGTCACAGCAAGCTGAGGAGCAAGATGCCGACCACGATTAGGAGGTGCCGCTGGGTTTCCACATAGTAGATAACGTCTTGGGACCAGGATTACCGCCGGGCCATGCAGTGCGTGATCTGGACGATGGGCAGTTGTATGCAGTAAGCGCAGAGGAGTTGATGTTCCTAGTGTAGGCATAGTGAGGCATGCTAGTGTTGAGCGATGGAGGAGAACTGAGGTGAATTGAAGAAAACCACACTTGGACACTCTCTGAGCTGCCTCAAGGCCCGTGTGCCATCGGCCTCAAGTGAGTGTTCAAGGTGAATAAGGACAAGCATGGCGCGGTCGTCTGGCACAAGGCGTAGCTCATCATCAAGGGATACGCGCAGTGCCAAGGCATCGAGTATGATCAGGTGTTCGCTCCAGTGGTGCGGATGGAAGCAGTAAGGCTGCTACTAGCAGTGGCACCGCACGAATGGTGGGAAGTCAAACATATGGGCGTCAAGATAGCATTCCTAAATGGCGAACTCCAAGAGGAGGTGTTCGTGGAGCAGGAACCAGGTTTCACTCAACCCGGCTAGGAACACAAGGTATTCAAACTGCACAAAGCTCTGTATGGTTTACATCAAGCTCCTCATGCTGGAATAAAAAACTGGATGATAAACTGGGTGTTCTGGGATTTAAGAACTATCCATATGAACATACAATCTACTACCAAGGTGTTGATACCGCGAGGCTTTTAGTGGGGGTCTATGTGGATGATCTGATAATCACAAGGACTAGCTGCAAATAGCATCAAGATGTTCAAGGCACAGATGAGGGTCTATGTGGATGATCTGATAATCACAAGGACTAgctacaacaacatgaagatgtTCAAGGCACAGATGGCAGAGATATTTCAAGATGAGTGATCTAGGATTACTCACCTATTATCTGGGCATTGAGGTGAAGCATGATGCAGAGGGCATCATCCTATCTCAAGTCAgctatgtaaaaaaaaatcttgagaaGGCAGGCATGGTTGACTCCAATTCTTGTGAATTGCCAATGCAGGCGAAGCTGAAGCTAAGCAAAGGCGAAGCTTTAGGAGTTTGAGGTACTTTGTGAATACTTGACCTGACTTGGTTTATGGAGGAGCCCCATGAGGAACATCTAGTAGCAGTGAAGCACATTTTGAGACACATTGCTGGGACTAGTGATTTGGGTCTCCGGTATGCAAGGAAGAAGGGAAATCAGCCTATGCATCTGGAGTCCAATGATAGTGATCTGGCTAGGGATGTCGACAGCAGGAAGAACACTTCTGgagtcatcttcttccttggggTTAATCGAATCAGTTGGCAGTTGGCAAAGCAAAAGGTTGTAGCACTGTCAATCTGTGAAGCTGAATACATAAACACTGCAACAGCTGCATGTCAAGCAATTTGGTTGGCACAGTTGCTAGCTGAGATCCTTGATTCAGTTGTCAGCAAGCAGCCTGTCAAGTCCACTATTTTGTTAATCAAGAATACCGTGCATCATTATCGGAGTAAGCATATTGAGAATCTCAGCTATTTGAAAttgtttaaattttttatttctgttctaTTTCACCAATATTCATATTCCTTTGTGTTATTGTCATTACTATTCAAGTTATTGTCattactattcatttttctTTACTATTCCTAACCATTTATTCAGGTTGCAAGTTGGTCCTTTACGTCCTTGAGTCTGCGTGTATTTATGCTGCATGCAAAAAAATATGCATCAGTGCATCTTTTTAAGTTTATTACTCCCTTCGTTACAATCCCTTCATTTCAAaatcactggtggaaaactcaccttccatccaccccttttatcctggttaatATTTGGCCCGGACTAAAgatttaccaaccggaactaaagttCGGCCACTggcggggggctcaccaaccgggacctttcatcccagttgcaaaggctagtgttaAAAAAGGTTTTGGgaggccttttatcctggttggtaacaccaaccgcgATAaaagacccttttatcccggttggtgtctaCTCTTTAATTCCGGTTGgtataccaaccgggataaaaggggggtcttttagcccggttggtattttcaaccgggataaaagggtaccccacgggtggctgaaaaggactaaagccctcggacccaTTAGTCTCGGTTtatgttaccaaccgggactaaagggggtctttagtcctggttagtaacacaaaccgagactaaagggttccccacgagttaatacaaaaggattgcatcccctatatagtcagatgtgctgtgtaggtgggatggcaaggaagctacgtgcGAGGCTTGaagtcgtgggttcgaatctcaCGTACcccgcacgcgcatatttcgcgtgaaaaatcgcgtgacttgtgactccCGAGAATTTCTAATATATTTTTGGCACAAAATCCTTAGTGACCGGTTGAGTGACCTGGGACCTCAATTGCTTTATCCCAGATGATTTTTCAGGAGATTTtctccctaccaaccgggataaaaggtcagttttctaccagtaaatgtaggtcattttggctatTCTAAGTACAtatattttgctatgtatcttgacataaccctatatttaggtgtatagcaaaatctatgtatgtAGGAAAGCTAAAACAACTTAGGTTTCGTTTGGATGTAGAGATTGGAGGGCTGGTATTGCATTGGTTTCAATTCCAAATCAGGCTAGGCATTGAAATGGGTTCAATTGTTTGGATGCCAATAAAATCGATACAAGGAATTCACCTAGCGGACAAATATCAATTCCTATTTGGTAGGCATACAATGTAATCGAAAATTGACCCACCTTCACCTCCTTCTCTCCACCGCTCATCCCCACGACGTCACCCCCTTCAACACCACCTACCTGCCCCGACGACGCCACCTACCTGCACTCCAGGTCCATGGTGCTAGAGAAGGGGCATAGGGAACCAGTGCTGCGGAGGGCAGCCCGCGGCAGAGCGGTGTAGGGCCCGCAAAGGAGGAGCGCGGGGGAGCGGCACTGTAGAGGGCGGCCACACAAGAACGACATCCAGCCCGACAGAGGAGGGGCGCGGGGTGCGGTGCTGCGGAGGGTGGCTGCTGCAAAGTGGGTCTAGCCGGCGGAGGGGGGTGCGGGGGCGCAGCATTGCGGAGGGTGGCTGCTGCAGAGCGGCGCCCGGGGGAGCAGcccggtggaggaggggcgcgTTGAAAGAGGGGTCCGACGGAGAAAAGAGGCGCAGATCCGGAGGGTGCGAGACGGAGATGAGAGATGCGGACGCAGGGGTGATGAGAGAAGGATTGCATATGAATACGGATGGGAAACGCTCTGAATTGAGGGGTGGCGTGCGGCTGTAGGTCCAATACTACTTGGTATTGGAGGTGGTTTCCAATTCTAATTCTAAGAACATCCAAACAGCAGGCATTGATGGTACCTAATGCCAATTCCGAATTCTAAACttcaatatctacatccaaatCCAAACGGTACCTTACATTTTGAACGAAGGCATGTCTGCTTAAGAGAAAGAAAATGGGCCAAACTATACCGAACTACAAACAAACCATATTTTGAGTTATTAGTAAGGCACGTTCATGTGACCGATAATTTGTTGACAGCTTTATCTGGCAGCGCGAAGAGGAGGATGGCTTCGACCGTGATTCCTGGGCCATAGCCGACAAGCAACCCCCAGTCGAGGCCCTCTCCCGCCGTGTGCCGATCAAGCTCCTCCGACCTCCGCCGCATCTCCTCCATGACCAGGATGACGGACGAGCACCTTGTGTTGCCGTACTGCCTCATCACGGCCCTCGATGCCGCCAGTTTCTCCTCCCTCAACCCAAGCTTGCTCGCAATCCTGTCAAGAATACCCCGACCACCCGGGTGGACTACCCAGAAGACCTCATCGTTCAAGTCGAGCGTCGGCACCATGGTCTCCTGCAGCATAAGCTTCACCAATCGCTCCATGGAACTGGACACGTGCAGGGGTATGTCCCGGTGCAGGTTGTACAGTATCCCTTCCTCTCGCAGCTTGGACACCAATGCCTCCTCCGTACCCGGAACGGTCTCTTGGCATGTCAACACAAGCTCGAACATGGCGTGCTCGTCAGCGGCGGGGCGGGAGCCAACGACAACCGCACCCGCAGCGTCACCCAAGATCGCCTGCCCGACAAGGTCTCCGGTGTGCGACTCCGAGGGGCCTCGCAGCGACAAGGTGCAGACCTCGGAGCATACCACAAGGACCCGGGCGCCAGGGTTGTTCTCTGCCAGGTCCTTCGAAAGGCCAAGTGCAGTGCAGCCACCATGGCAGCCGGTCTGGTACAACATGAAGCGCTTGGTGGATGGCTTAAGCCCA
This genomic window from Setaria viridis chromosome 8, Setaria_viridis_v4.0, whole genome shotgun sequence contains:
- the LOC117833315 gene encoding chalcone synthase 2, which codes for MGSLMAPDASHPIGCPHEGGRATIMGIGTAVPSHEFQQKSFSDYYFEITSSNHMVDLKAKFANICEKTMIEKRHFYMSNEMLRDSPSITAYSSPSLTLRQELADVGVPELGAKAARLAISDWGKQASDITHLVASTSSSGCMPGADCELARLLGLKPSTKRFMLYQTGCHGGCTALGLSKDLAENNPGARVLVVCSEVCTLSLRGPSESHTGDLVGQAILGDAAGAVVVGSRPAADEHAMFELVLTCQETVPGTEEALVSKLREEGILYNLHRDIPLHVSSSMERLVKLMLQETMVPTLDLNDEVFWVVHPGGRGILDRIASKLGLREEKLAASRAVMRQYGNTRCSSVILVMEEMRRRSEELDRHTAGEGLDWGLLVGYGPGITVEAILLFALPDKAVNKLSVT